A single Cupriavidus sp. D39 DNA region contains:
- a CDS encoding nucleobase:cation symporter-2 family protein, which translates to MNTQDLTGDRPAAVDQVPAPGPLVMLGFQHVLVMYVGAIAVPMIIASALKLPKEAVAVLINADLFTCGIATILQAAGFWRFGVRMPVMQGVAFSAIPPILVIATNPALGLPAVIGAVMAGGVITMLLAPVFGRLLRFFPPIVGGSIVMVVGLSLFPVGVNWVGGGRGAADFGAPHNLALAGFVFALILVINKWLKGFWSNVSVLLALAAGMLVAIPFGMVDFHGVAEAPMLDVIHPFYFGWPVFDVVATLTIVVVMIIIMIESMGLFLAIGDVVNKPLSAGEMTDGLRANGLASVIGGALNGFPYTIYSQNIGLLVVTGVKSRWVVVAAGVILCALGLFPKLATVVASIPLPALGGAGLFMFGVVTAAGVRTLARVDFEGTRHNVYIVAATLAISLLPTFSGTLFNQLPGWLQPIMHSSILLACVMSVALNLLFNGIPCVDAHAVPAAGGLQPSR; encoded by the coding sequence ATGAACACCCAAGACCTGACCGGCGACAGGCCGGCCGCAGTCGACCAGGTGCCCGCCCCCGGGCCGCTGGTGATGCTGGGCTTCCAGCACGTGCTGGTGATGTATGTCGGCGCCATCGCGGTGCCGATGATCATCGCCAGCGCGCTCAAGCTGCCGAAGGAGGCGGTGGCGGTCCTGATCAACGCCGACCTCTTCACCTGCGGCATCGCCACCATCCTGCAGGCCGCCGGCTTCTGGCGCTTTGGCGTGCGCATGCCGGTGATGCAGGGCGTGGCCTTCAGCGCCATTCCGCCGATCCTTGTCATCGCCACGAACCCGGCGCTCGGCTTGCCGGCGGTGATCGGCGCGGTAATGGCGGGCGGCGTGATCACCATGCTGCTGGCGCCCGTGTTCGGCAGGCTGCTGCGCTTCTTCCCGCCCATCGTCGGCGGGTCCATCGTCATGGTGGTGGGGCTGTCGCTGTTTCCGGTGGGCGTGAACTGGGTCGGCGGCGGACGCGGCGCGGCGGATTTCGGCGCGCCGCATAACCTGGCGCTGGCGGGCTTCGTGTTCGCGCTGATCCTGGTCATCAACAAATGGCTCAAGGGGTTCTGGTCCAACGTCTCCGTGCTGCTGGCGCTGGCGGCCGGCATGCTGGTGGCGATCCCCTTTGGCATGGTGGATTTCCATGGGGTTGCCGAGGCGCCGATGCTCGACGTGATCCATCCCTTCTATTTCGGCTGGCCGGTGTTCGATGTGGTGGCCACGCTCACCATCGTGGTGGTGATGATCATCATCATGATCGAGTCGATGGGTTTGTTCCTGGCGATTGGCGATGTCGTGAACAAGCCGCTGAGTGCGGGCGAGATGACGGATGGCCTGCGGGCCAACGGCCTGGCCAGCGTGATCGGTGGGGCGCTCAACGGCTTTCCGTACACCATCTACAGCCAGAACATCGGCCTGCTGGTGGTGACGGGCGTCAAGAGCCGCTGGGTCGTGGTGGCAGCGGGCGTGATCCTGTGCGCGTTGGGCTTGTTCCCCAAGCTGGCCACGGTAGTCGCTTCCATTCCTCTGCCGGCGCTGGGCGGGGCAGGGCTGTTCATGTTCGGCGTGGTCACCGCAGCGGGCGTGCGCACGCTGGCGCGGGTGGATTTCGAGGGCACGCGGCATAACGTGTATATCGTTGCCGCCACGCTGGCCATCTCGCTGCTGCCCACGTTCTCGGGCACGCTGTTCAACCAATTGCCAGGTTGGTTGCAGCCCATCATGCACAGCAGCATCTTGCTGGCTTGCGTGATGTCGGTGGCATTGAACCTGCTGTTCAACGGCATTCCGTGCGTCGATGCCCATGCGGTGCCGGCGGCGGGCGGGTTGCAGCCGAGCCGCTAG
- a CDS encoding HPP family protein, which translates to MPPSQAPSLADFPPGRARAWLRAFAPTPITAGRRERIKSCIGALLGLLITEWISRHLLGGFNPWFIAPMGASAVLLFAVPASPLAQPWSIIGGNLVAALIGVACARWIPEPGLAASVAVALAIVAMFQLRCMHPPSGAVAITAVFGGHAVTQLGFGFVVMPVAVNSMLLLLVALLFNNLMRRRYPHRPVEHANPHRTADPLPSERVGFNRSDLDEVLKARGEFLDIEEDDLEDILVAAQLRAYRRRFGDVRCGDIMSRDVVTVQPGQSGVEARALLFKHGIQALPVVDGQRRLLGMLGLADLLAARGDAAGQVRVGTAGDLMHTGMATARVEQPMVDLARAFSDGGLHQVPVVDAQQRLLGIVTQSDLIAALLEQGPPAKVEPAQQPAS; encoded by the coding sequence ATGCCGCCATCCCAGGCCCCCTCCTTAGCCGACTTCCCGCCAGGCCGGGCACGTGCGTGGCTGCGCGCGTTTGCCCCCACTCCCATCACCGCCGGCCGCCGCGAACGCATCAAGAGCTGCATCGGCGCGCTGCTGGGCCTGCTGATCACCGAATGGATCAGCCGTCACCTGCTCGGTGGCTTCAACCCCTGGTTCATTGCCCCGATGGGCGCCTCCGCGGTGCTGCTGTTCGCCGTGCCGGCGAGCCCGCTGGCGCAGCCGTGGTCCATCATCGGCGGCAACCTGGTGGCGGCGCTGATCGGCGTGGCCTGCGCGCGCTGGATCCCCGAGCCTGGGCTGGCCGCCTCGGTCGCCGTGGCGCTGGCCATCGTCGCCATGTTCCAGCTGCGCTGCATGCACCCGCCCAGCGGCGCGGTGGCGATTACCGCGGTCTTCGGCGGCCACGCCGTGACCCAGCTTGGCTTTGGCTTCGTGGTGATGCCGGTCGCGGTCAACTCGATGCTGTTGCTGCTGGTGGCGCTGCTGTTCAACAACCTGATGCGCCGGCGCTATCCGCACCGCCCCGTCGAGCACGCCAACCCGCACCGCACCGCCGATCCGCTGCCGAGCGAGCGGGTGGGTTTCAACCGCAGCGATCTGGACGAAGTGCTGAAGGCCCGCGGCGAATTCCTGGATATCGAGGAAGACGACCTTGAAGACATCCTGGTGGCCGCGCAGCTGCGGGCGTATCGCCGGCGCTTCGGCGATGTGCGGTGCGGGGACATCATGTCGCGGGACGTGGTGACGGTGCAGCCCGGGCAAAGTGGCGTGGAGGCGCGGGCCCTGTTGTTCAAGCATGGGATCCAGGCATTGCCGGTGGTGGACGGGCAGCGGCGGCTGCTTGGCATGCTTGGTTTGGCGGATCTTCTTGCTGCGCGGGGCGACGCTGCGGGGCAGGTGCGAGTTGGCACTGCCGGGGACCTGATGCACACCGGGATGGCCACGGCCCGGGTGGAGCAGCCCATGGTGGATCTGGCGCGGGCGTTTTCCGATGGCGGCCTGCATCAGGTGCCGGTGGTGGATGCCCAGCAGCGGCTGCTGGGCATCGTCACGCAATCGGACCTGATCGCCGCGCTGCTCGAACAAGGCCCGCCGGCAAAAGTGGAACCCGCCCAGCAGCCGGCAAGCTGA
- a CDS encoding chloride channel protein → MHFEKRDYAVDRRLLLLAALAPLIGAISTAAAVLLLNLIRFFTNLFFYQTLSLAERSPAQHALGAWVIAVPVAGGLLVGLMARYGSDKIRGHGIPEAIEAVLFGKSKMSPRVAALKPLSSGIVIGSGGPFGAEGPIIMTGGSIASLLAQYLHLTAAERKTLLVAGACAGMTAIFGTPVAAVLLAVELLLFELRPRSLLPVALACAVAGFLRTMVFEPGPLFALHTAPASNMALGSCMVAGLLCGMLGAVLTLALYRTEDQFSRLKLHWMWWPAIGGLVVGIGGYFEPRALGVGYDVIADLLHNRMAIGVAVALLTVKAIIWVAALGSGTSGGVLAPLLMLGAGLGVALAPWLPGASPALWALVCMAGVLGSVLGAPLTAIVFAFGLTHDSNALLPLLLTVAVAHGFTVLTMKRSIMTEKIARRGLHIYREYGVDPLERQHVADLMTTAVVSVDGEQPVHVLWARHFGEQAPHRGYPVVCAERVVGMLERNALRGTEASMEAGRALMAPLQPHQVLLPAQTARIAAGRMAELGVSRLPVVADLDSMRLVGVVSLRDLLGPSGQVLHEETRRERLRGAAAA, encoded by the coding sequence ATGCACTTCGAAAAACGCGACTACGCCGTCGACCGCCGGCTGCTCCTGCTGGCCGCGCTGGCGCCGCTCATCGGGGCGATCAGCACGGCGGCTGCCGTGCTGCTGCTAAACCTGATCCGGTTCTTCACCAACCTCTTTTTCTATCAGACGCTGTCGCTGGCGGAGCGCTCGCCGGCGCAGCATGCGCTGGGGGCATGGGTGATCGCCGTCCCGGTGGCGGGTGGCTTGCTGGTGGGCCTGATGGCGCGCTATGGCAGCGACAAGATCCGTGGCCACGGCATCCCGGAGGCCATCGAGGCCGTGCTGTTCGGCAAAAGCAAGATGTCGCCCCGGGTGGCGGCGCTCAAGCCGCTGTCGTCCGGCATCGTGATCGGCAGCGGCGGGCCGTTTGGCGCGGAGGGCCCGATCATCATGACCGGCGGCTCGATCGCCTCGCTGCTTGCGCAGTACCTGCATCTCACCGCGGCCGAGCGCAAGACGCTGCTGGTGGCGGGCGCGTGCGCCGGCATGACGGCGATCTTCGGCACGCCGGTGGCGGCGGTGCTGCTGGCCGTGGAGCTGTTGCTGTTCGAGCTGCGCCCGCGCAGCCTGCTGCCGGTGGCGCTGGCTTGCGCCGTAGCCGGCTTCCTGCGCACGATGGTGTTCGAGCCCGGTCCCTTGTTTGCGCTGCACACCGCGCCGGCAAGCAACATGGCGCTGGGCTCGTGCATGGTTGCCGGCCTGCTTTGCGGCATGCTGGGCGCCGTGCTGACGCTGGCGCTCTATCGCACCGAGGACCAGTTCTCCAGGCTCAAGCTGCACTGGATGTGGTGGCCGGCAATCGGCGGGCTGGTGGTTGGCATCGGCGGGTACTTCGAGCCGCGCGCGCTGGGCGTGGGCTATGACGTGATCGCGGACCTGTTGCACAACCGCATGGCGATCGGCGTGGCGGTGGCGCTGCTGACGGTCAAGGCCATTATCTGGGTTGCCGCGCTGGGGTCAGGCACCTCGGGTGGCGTGCTGGCCCCGCTGCTGATGCTGGGCGCGGGCCTTGGCGTGGCGCTCGCGCCGTGGCTGCCCGGCGCCTCGCCGGCGTTGTGGGCACTGGTGTGCATGGCGGGCGTGCTGGGCAGCGTGCTTGGCGCGCCGCTGACCGCCATCGTCTTTGCCTTCGGCCTGACGCATGACAGCAACGCATTGCTGCCGCTGCTGCTGACCGTGGCGGTGGCGCACGGCTTCACGGTGCTGACCATGAAGCGCTCGATCATGACCGAGAAGATCGCGCGCCGCGGCCTGCATATCTATCGCGAGTATGGCGTGGATCCGCTCGAGCGCCAGCACGTGGCGGATTTGATGACGACGGCCGTGGTGAGCGTGGACGGCGAGCAGCCGGTCCACGTCTTGTGGGCCAGGCACTTTGGCGAGCAGGCACCGCATCGCGGCTATCCCGTGGTGTGCGCAGAGCGTGTGGTCGGCATGCTGGAGCGCAATGCGCTGCGCGGGACGGAGGCATCGATGGAGGCCGGCCGCGCGCTGATGGCGCCGCTGCAGCCGCACCAGGTGCTGCTGCCGGCGCAGACCGCGCGCATCGCGGCGGGCCGCATGGCGGAGCTCGGCGTCAGCCGGCTGCCGGTGGTGGCCGACCTGGATTCCATGCGGCTGGTCGGCGTGGTCTCGCTGCGCGACCTGCTGGGCCCCAGCGGCCAGGTGCTGCACGAGGAAACCCGGCGCGAACGGCTGCGCGGCGCTGCCGCGGCGTAA
- a CDS encoding Lrp/AsnC family transcriptional regulator — translation MDDTDRQLLALLRDNARTPATALAKALRVSRATVQNRIDKLEKEGLIVGYTVRLKPEAEAHRIRAWMTIAVEGNKARAVLQALRGEPNVQAMHTTNGRWDIIAELRADSLEAFDRTLDRIRLIDGIAATETSILLSSYKL, via the coding sequence ATGGACGACACCGACCGCCAGTTGCTTGCCCTGCTGCGCGACAACGCGCGCACGCCGGCCACCGCTCTGGCCAAGGCGCTGCGCGTCTCGCGCGCCACCGTGCAGAACCGCATCGACAAGCTGGAAAAGGAAGGACTGATCGTGGGCTACACGGTGCGGCTGAAGCCCGAAGCCGAGGCGCACCGCATCCGCGCCTGGATGACCATCGCGGTGGAAGGCAACAAGGCGCGCGCGGTGCTGCAGGCGCTGCGCGGCGAGCCCAATGTGCAGGCCATGCACACCACCAACGGGCGCTGGGACATCATTGCCGAGCTGCGCGCGGATTCGCTGGAGGCGTTCGACCGCACGCTGGACCGCATCCGGCTGATCGACGGCATTGCCGCCACGGAGACCAGCATCCTGCTGTCGAGCTACAAGCTTTGA
- a CDS encoding ornithine cyclodeaminase — MKEIAMTRFLDAADVAALVRATGVANAIAQMAHHIHQDFVRWDAFDKSARLATHSVDGVIELMPVSDGVQYAFKYVNGHPRNGQNAMPTVMAFGALAEVESGFPLLLCDLTLATALRTGATSALAAQVMARPGAATLALIGNGAQAEFQALAFHAMVGIREIRAYDIDPAATARLAYNLAGVQGLKVVAADSVRAAVQGADIISTVTADKTRATILTPDLVAPGVHINAVGGDCPGKTELHPDILRQARIVVEYAPQTRIEGEIQQLPPDTPVTELWEIFSGRAAGRTETGQVTVFDSVGFALEDYSALRWLHAAAHAQHRGSHVELVATPPDPRNLYGWMLDAGVPQPAREPLAALA; from the coding sequence ATGAAGGAGATCGCCATGACCCGCTTTCTGGACGCCGCCGATGTGGCGGCGCTGGTGCGCGCCACGGGCGTCGCCAACGCCATCGCGCAGATGGCGCATCATATCCACCAGGATTTTGTGCGCTGGGACGCATTCGATAAATCCGCGCGGCTGGCCACGCACTCCGTCGACGGCGTGATCGAGCTGATGCCGGTGAGCGACGGCGTGCAATACGCATTCAAGTACGTTAACGGCCATCCGCGCAATGGGCAGAACGCCATGCCGACGGTGATGGCCTTTGGCGCGCTGGCGGAAGTGGAGAGCGGCTTCCCGTTGCTGCTGTGCGACCTCACGCTCGCCACCGCGTTGCGCACTGGCGCCACGTCGGCGCTGGCCGCGCAGGTGATGGCGCGGCCCGGCGCCGCCACGCTGGCGCTGATCGGCAACGGCGCGCAGGCGGAGTTCCAGGCGCTGGCCTTCCATGCCATGGTGGGCATCCGGGAGATCCGCGCCTACGACATCGATCCGGCCGCGACCGCGCGGCTCGCGTACAACCTGGCAGGCGTGCAGGGGCTGAAGGTAGTGGCGGCGGACTCGGTGCGTGCAGCAGTGCAGGGTGCCGACATCATCAGCACCGTGACCGCGGACAAGACGCGGGCCACCATCCTCACGCCTGACCTGGTCGCCCCCGGCGTGCATATCAATGCGGTAGGCGGCGATTGCCCGGGCAAGACCGAACTGCACCCGGACATCCTGCGCCAGGCGCGCATCGTGGTCGAGTACGCGCCGCAGACGCGCATCGAAGGCGAGATCCAGCAATTGCCGCCGGATACGCCGGTGACGGAGTTGTGGGAGATTTTCTCCGGCCGGGCGGCCGGGCGCACCGAAACGGGGCAGGTCACGGTGTTCGACTCGGTGGGGTTTGCGCTGGAGGATTACTCCGCGCTGCGCTGGCTCCATGCCGCGGCCCACGCGCAGCATCGCGGCAGCCACGTGGAACTGGTGGCGACGCCGCCGGATCCGCGCAATCTCTATGGCTGGATGTTGGACGCCGGGGTGCCGCAGCCCGCGCGCGAGCCGCTCGCCGCGCTGGCCTGA
- a CDS encoding helix-turn-helix domain-containing protein, with protein sequence MKLDSELAEKPYYSTRTAAKLLNVSLGTVQKMVERGELGAWKTNGGHRRIHKETVHRLLATRVGQELPSVHELDLVVFHPNHQEAQRIHAQLGKWGLPLKSVVVEDVVDTIITSVSSHPRVVLYYVEELTDAESATIEKLQNFFARQNVIFAVITNRQAYDGVADALQQWGIMVFLKTPSLEEVKGFLRAQLMMTRGAAG encoded by the coding sequence ATGAAACTGGATTCAGAACTGGCTGAAAAGCCTTACTACAGTACGCGTACCGCCGCGAAGCTGCTCAATGTGTCATTAGGCACTGTGCAGAAGATGGTGGAACGCGGCGAACTCGGGGCCTGGAAGACCAACGGTGGCCACCGACGCATACATAAGGAGACCGTGCATCGCCTGCTGGCCACGCGCGTGGGGCAGGAGCTTCCTTCTGTGCATGAACTCGACCTGGTGGTGTTCCACCCGAACCACCAGGAAGCCCAACGCATCCACGCGCAACTGGGCAAATGGGGCTTGCCCCTGAAAAGCGTGGTGGTGGAGGACGTGGTGGATACCATCATTACTTCGGTCAGCTCGCATCCGCGAGTGGTGCTGTACTACGTGGAAGAACTCACTGACGCCGAGTCGGCCACCATCGAGAAGCTGCAAAACTTCTTTGCGCGCCAGAATGTCATCTTCGCCGTGATCACCAACCGCCAGGCCTATGACGGCGTGGCCGATGCGCTACAGCAATGGGGCATCATGGTGTTCCTGAAGACGCCCTCGCTGGAAGAAGTCAAAGGCTTCCTGCGCGCGCAACTGATGATGACCCGAGGCGCAGCCGGCTGA
- a CDS encoding glycosyltransferase family 2 protein → MPSLQPSQPMQAPGISVLILTRNEEQDLPGCLQSVAWSDDIHVYDSMSTDATVAIAQRFGAHVTQRVFDNWASHQNWGLQHIGFRHPWVFYIDADERMTPELVAQAQAAVRAARDEVAFRVQRRDFSSTPGCAMYRHPPSTCVCSGRNACATSAW, encoded by the coding sequence ATGCCAAGTCTTCAGCCTAGCCAGCCCATGCAAGCGCCGGGCATCTCCGTGCTGATCCTGACCCGCAACGAGGAGCAGGACCTGCCGGGCTGCCTGCAAAGCGTGGCGTGGTCGGACGACATCCATGTGTACGACTCGATGAGCACCGACGCCACGGTGGCGATCGCGCAGCGCTTTGGCGCGCATGTCACGCAGCGCGTCTTCGACAACTGGGCCAGCCACCAGAACTGGGGCCTGCAGCACATCGGCTTTCGCCATCCCTGGGTGTTCTACATCGATGCCGACGAGCGCATGACGCCCGAGCTCGTGGCGCAAGCCCAGGCCGCGGTGCGCGCGGCGCGCGACGAGGTCGCGTTCCGGGTGCAGCGGCGCGACTTTTCCTCGACACCTGGCTGCGCCATGTACAGACATCCCCCTTCTACCTGCGTTTGTTCCGGCCGCAATGCATGCGCTACGAGCGCCTGGTAA
- a CDS encoding putative colanic acid biosynthesis acetyltransferase yields the protein MILQGNDPTTGASFSLGNRIQRQLWHWVWLCLFRPSPRPLHAWRSALLRLFGARLGPHVHIYPGVKIWAPWNLRVGSHVGVADGVTLYNMAPIDIGDFCVVSQGAHLCTGTHDYNSANFQLVAHPIVLAAHVWICAEAFVSPGVTLAEGAVIAPRAVVGKSLRTPWTVYAGVPARAISTRVRHAKSSA from the coding sequence ATGATCCTTCAAGGAAACGACCCGACTACCGGGGCTTCGTTTTCGCTGGGCAACCGGATTCAGCGCCAGCTCTGGCACTGGGTCTGGTTGTGCCTGTTCCGGCCAAGCCCACGCCCGCTGCATGCGTGGCGCTCGGCGCTGTTGAGGTTGTTCGGGGCGCGGCTGGGCCCGCATGTGCATATCTATCCGGGCGTGAAGATCTGGGCGCCGTGGAACCTGCGCGTGGGCAGCCATGTCGGCGTGGCCGATGGCGTCACGCTGTACAACATGGCGCCGATCGACATCGGCGATTTCTGCGTGGTCTCGCAGGGCGCGCACCTGTGCACCGGCACGCACGACTACAACAGCGCCAACTTCCAGCTGGTAGCCCATCCCATCGTGCTCGCGGCGCACGTGTGGATCTGCGCCGAAGCCTTTGTCTCGCCGGGTGTGACGCTGGCCGAGGGCGCGGTGATCGCGCCGCGCGCGGTGGTCGGCAAGAGCCTGCGCACGCCATGGACCGTCTACGCGGGCGTCCCGGCCCGCGCCATCAGCACGAGAGTCAGACATGCCAAGTCTTCAGCCTAG
- a CDS encoding sigma-54-dependent transcriptional regulator, with protein sequence MAIDPNHADSADAIDPARLTVLIVEDDPDVRLGCEQALRLEGIATRAVASAEAALREVGSHFPGVVVSDIRLPGIDGMALLHELRARDDALPVVMVTGHGDVSLAVQAMKAGAYHFLEKPFSPERLVEVTQRALEKRRLVLEVAELRRKLAGRDTLQARLIGHSPSIERLRKLIADLADTAANVLIHGETGTGKELVARCLHEASSRRARHFVPINCGGLPEQLFESEIFGHEAGSFTGAARRRIGKIEHAEGGTLFLDEIESMPMQMQIKLLRVLQERVVERLGSNTPVPVNTRVVAATKADLKALSAAGQFRADLYYRLNVVTLELPPLRERREDVPPLFEHFVAQAALRFEREAQPATPAELAALMAYPWPGNVRELRNLAERHVLGLGCNPGQGTAEPAALPLAQAVEQFERAMIADAMRRHEGNLSRASEALGIAKTTLFDKVRKYRL encoded by the coding sequence ATGGCAATTGACCCGAACCATGCCGATTCCGCGGACGCGATCGACCCTGCGCGGCTGACCGTGCTGATCGTCGAGGACGACCCCGACGTGCGCCTGGGTTGCGAGCAAGCGCTGCGGCTCGAAGGCATTGCCACGCGCGCCGTGGCCAGCGCCGAAGCCGCGCTGCGCGAAGTCGGCAGCCATTTCCCCGGCGTGGTGGTGAGCGACATCCGCCTGCCCGGCATCGACGGCATGGCGCTGCTGCATGAGCTGCGGGCGCGCGACGACGCGCTGCCGGTGGTGATGGTCACGGGCCACGGCGATGTCAGCCTGGCCGTGCAGGCCATGAAGGCCGGCGCCTACCACTTCCTGGAAAAACCGTTCTCGCCGGAGCGCCTGGTCGAGGTCACGCAGCGCGCGCTTGAGAAACGCCGGCTGGTGCTGGAAGTGGCCGAGCTGCGCAGGAAGCTGGCCGGGCGCGACACCTTGCAGGCGCGCCTGATCGGCCATTCGCCATCCATCGAGCGGCTGCGCAAGCTGATCGCCGACCTGGCCGACACCGCTGCCAACGTGCTCATACACGGCGAGACCGGCACCGGCAAGGAACTGGTCGCCCGCTGCCTGCACGAAGCGAGTTCCCGCCGCGCGCGGCACTTCGTGCCGATCAACTGCGGCGGCCTGCCCGAACAGCTGTTCGAAAGCGAGATCTTTGGCCATGAGGCCGGCTCGTTCACCGGCGCGGCGCGGCGGCGCATCGGCAAGATCGAGCACGCCGAGGGCGGCACGCTGTTCCTCGACGAGATCGAGAGCATGCCGATGCAGATGCAGATCAAGCTGCTGCGGGTGCTGCAGGAGCGCGTGGTGGAGCGGCTTGGCTCCAATACGCCGGTGCCGGTCAATACCCGCGTGGTTGCGGCCACCAAGGCGGATCTGAAGGCGCTCTCCGCGGCCGGCCAGTTCCGCGCCGACCTGTACTACCGGCTCAACGTGGTGACGCTGGAGCTGCCGCCGCTGCGCGAGCGGCGCGAAGACGTGCCGCCGCTGTTCGAGCACTTTGTCGCGCAGGCGGCGCTGCGCTTCGAGCGCGAGGCGCAGCCTGCCACGCCGGCGGAGCTCGCTGCGCTGATGGCCTATCCGTGGCCGGGCAATGTGCGCGAGCTGCGCAACCTGGCTGAGCGCCATGTGCTGGGGCTGGGGTGCAATCCCGGGCAAGGCACCGCCGAGCCGGCGGCGCTGCCGCTGGCGCAGGCCGTCGAGCAATTCGAGCGGGCCATGATTGCCGATGCCATGCGCAGGCATGAGGGCAACCTCAGCCGGGCTAGCGAGGCACTGGGGATTGCCAAGACGACCTTGTTCGATAAAGTCAGGAAATACAGGCTTTGA
- a CDS encoding dicarboxylate/amino acid:cation symporter, giving the protein MKLNRLPTLIFIAMLLGVLAGTAAHHYAPDPAAAKSIANHLSILTDVFLRMIKMIIGPLVFATLVGGIASMGDGKAVGRIGMKAMAWFIAASITSLLLGLLMANLLRPGEGMNLALPAADAASNLKTGALNLRDFIAHMFPKSFVEAMATNEILQIVVFSLFFGFALGTLKDGIGKPVLAGIEGLSHVMLKITNYVMAFAPVGVFGAVAAVITAEGLGVLVVYAKLLGAVYLSLALLWVALIAGGYFFLGRDVFRLLKMVRAPLMIGFATASSESAYPKVIEQLGRFGVKERITGFVLPLGYSFNLDGSIMYTSFAALFVAQVYGIHLSLSQQVTMLLVLLVTSKGIAGVPRASLVVVAAVLPMFGLPEAGILLVLGIDHVLDMGRTVTNVLGNAIATTVVAKSEGAIGAPVPEEADDPAADGNRGLTPVQVLAGK; this is encoded by the coding sequence ATGAAACTGAACCGACTGCCCACCCTGATTTTCATTGCGATGCTGCTTGGCGTGCTGGCCGGCACGGCCGCCCACCACTACGCGCCGGACCCCGCCGCCGCCAAGTCCATCGCCAACCACCTGTCCATCCTGACCGACGTGTTCCTGCGCATGATCAAGATGATCATCGGGCCGCTGGTGTTCGCCACCCTGGTTGGCGGCATCGCCAGCATGGGCGATGGCAAGGCCGTTGGCCGCATCGGCATGAAGGCGATGGCATGGTTCATCGCCGCGTCCATTACCTCGCTGCTGCTGGGCCTGTTGATGGCCAATCTGCTGCGCCCGGGCGAAGGCATGAACCTGGCGCTGCCGGCGGCGGACGCGGCCTCCAACCTGAAGACCGGGGCGCTGAACCTGCGCGATTTCATCGCGCACATGTTCCCCAAGAGCTTCGTGGAAGCCATGGCCACCAATGAGATCCTGCAGATCGTGGTGTTCTCGCTGTTCTTCGGCTTTGCGCTGGGCACGCTCAAGGACGGCATCGGCAAACCCGTGCTGGCCGGCATCGAAGGCCTGTCGCACGTGATGCTGAAGATCACCAACTACGTGATGGCCTTTGCGCCGGTCGGCGTGTTCGGCGCGGTCGCCGCGGTGATCACCGCCGAGGGCCTGGGCGTGCTGGTCGTGTACGCGAAGCTGCTGGGTGCCGTCTACCTGTCGCTGGCGCTGCTGTGGGTGGCGCTGATCGCCGGTGGCTACTTCTTCCTCGGCCGCGATGTGTTCCGCCTGCTCAAGATGGTGCGCGCCCCGCTGATGATCGGTTTCGCCACCGCCAGCAGCGAATCGGCTTACCCCAAGGTGATCGAGCAGCTCGGCCGCTTTGGCGTCAAGGAACGCATCACGGGCTTCGTGCTGCCGCTGGGCTACTCATTCAACCTGGACGGCTCGATCATGTACACGTCCTTCGCCGCGCTGTTCGTGGCGCAGGTGTACGGCATCCACCTGTCGCTCTCGCAGCAGGTGACCATGCTGCTGGTGCTGCTGGTCACCAGCAAGGGCATTGCCGGCGTGCCGCGTGCCTCGCTGGTGGTGGTGGCCGCGGTGCTGCCGATGTTCGGCCTGCCCGAGGCGGGCATCCTGCTGGTGCTCGGCATCGACCACGTGCTGGACATGGGCCGTACCGTTACCAATGTGCTTGGCAATGCCATTGCCACAACCGTCGTCGCCAAAAGCGAAGGCGCCATCGGCGCGCCGGTGCCCGAAGAAGCGGATGACCCCGCTGCCGACGGCAACCGCGGCCTGACACCCGTTCAGGTCCTGGCCGGCAAGTAA